One segment of Acidovorax sp. DW039 DNA contains the following:
- a CDS encoding IPTL-CTERM sorting domain-containing protein: MLACFVACWSNHAFAQPAPATLFGEGVQQAALGVGHTCALTTSGSVLCWGDNSKGQLGDGTTTNRDVPTAVQGISGEVQSIATGASHTCALTTAGALYCWGENAIGQLGNGSMVNSNVPQAVQGLAGGVLQVATGNYSTCAVTTAGAAMCWGQNAQGQLGDGSTTFSNVPKAVQNLGSGVRSIAAGLEHTCAATAAGAVYCWGSNGSGQLGNGSTSPRDVPVAVENLSGSVRNIAVGLYHTCAVTVANALQCWGSNTYGQLGDGTSSNRTTPLTVSGVGSGVKQVAAGSMNTCALTTSGGVSCWGTALGLGDGSTSSRNTPGPVPGLGNTVQMIAEGYSHTCAVTTAGALYCWGRNDKGQLGNRSLTDSSVPVPVLGLGSALPLREEVKQVASGAEHTCGVTVNGAVYCWGKNDSGQLGNGSSNASSMPIAVSGLSQGVLSIVVGSNHTCALMAGGTVSCWGYNGNGQLGDGTNSNFSSVPKSVQGLSEAVQSLAAGYAHTCALTTSGKVFCWGANPYGQLGDGTLNFSNAPVAVASLGATVQSIAAGYFQTCAVTNAGAAHCWGANFYGQLGNGTDHNNSSVPVPVSGLGSGVQEIVAGSEYTCAVTTSGAVYCWGRNDIGQLGNGTSAASNVPVAVPTLSSGVQRISAGTTHTCARTSLAELYCWGDNTLGQLGIGSNTSSTPALITRLGTGVDSVSAGSSHTCALTVSKTIYCWGYNGNGQLGDGSTTNRSAPRAVQRFGRSTSPIVSGDNHSCGLTVAGGAFCWGDNRYGQLGDGTETDRALPVAVESLPSGVIQLAAGTRHTCALTSAGAVLCWGSNGAGQLGDGTNTFSKTPVPVSGLSGGVQSIAAGGDFTCAVTTAGALQCWGDNNAGQLGDGSATNRNTPTAVTGLSSGVQSVVLGGNHACALTDAASVLCWGYNFSGQLGDGTQVNRTSPAAVAGLGGEVQAITAGKNHTCVVAGTGGVLCWGGNFEGQLGDGSTTRRTTPVTVSGLSSGVQQVAAGENHSCAVTITGATQCWGSNNAGQLGDGTTSSHSTPVAVSGLVTGLQTIALGSSHSCALTTGGALQCWGYNQFGQLGDGTSTSRSVPTRISAGQEITFPDLASPSAGSASALSATSSSSLAVGFDTWTPDVCTVAGNTLTVLPGKVGYWCGVRALQPGGSGSDNFRYVSATARSQFVMVQIGAPSTPTGLVATAGNGRVTLSWTAPASDGGSPILQYTVTGNPGGNCQVTSTTCTIEGLTNGTAYTFTVKATNGVGDSPASASASATPLASVPDAPTGLVATAGNGRVTLSWAAPASNGGSPVQHYTVSGTPGGSCQVTTTTCTIEGLTPGTVYTFTVKATNTVGDSLASASASATPLASVPDTPTGLVATPGNGRMTLSWTAPASNGGSPIQYYTVSGSAGSTCQVTTTTCTIEGLTNGTAYTFTVKATNGVGDSAASSSVTATPQASVPTAPTGLTALAGDRAVLLTWTAPASNGGSALLTYTVTGVPGGTCTVNAPATRCTINGLTNGTSYTFTVKASSSVGDSVASASVTAVPQVYSQSGLALPGGGTASVQIGAPPGCTVGSVDINSTLPAAAPAGASAPAGVFRFTAAGSGCASTNLSVRIDYPAGRLTGLTPYKYGPATAGATVSSWFAHGSITADSISYTVADNGVGDSDPNANSISDPFAPLLLPAAPTAAQSIPTLSEWAMVLMSLLAAALGMGALRRRGA; encoded by the coding sequence ATGCTGGCCTGTTTCGTTGCATGTTGGAGCAACCATGCCTTTGCGCAACCTGCGCCAGCAACCCTGTTCGGGGAAGGCGTCCAGCAAGCAGCTCTAGGTGTCGGGCACACCTGTGCTTTGACCACATCGGGGTCTGTCCTCTGTTGGGGAGACAACTCCAAAGGGCAACTCGGGGACGGCACCACGACAAATCGCGATGTTCCTACGGCAGTGCAGGGAATCAGTGGCGAAGTGCAGTCGATTGCTACGGGCGCATCGCACACCTGCGCGCTGACCACCGCAGGCGCGCTCTATTGCTGGGGGGAGAACGCGATCGGTCAACTTGGCAATGGTTCCATGGTGAACAGCAATGTGCCCCAAGCGGTTCAAGGCCTCGCGGGTGGCGTCTTGCAGGTTGCTACGGGCAATTACTCCACCTGCGCGGTGACCACGGCGGGCGCAGCTATGTGCTGGGGGCAAAACGCTCAAGGTCAACTGGGCGATGGCTCTACCACCTTCAGCAATGTTCCCAAGGCGGTGCAGAACCTGGGCAGCGGGGTGCGGTCGATTGCAGCCGGGCTGGAACACACCTGCGCTGCCACTGCGGCTGGCGCTGTCTATTGTTGGGGCAGCAATGGTTCGGGGCAGCTCGGCAATGGCTCCACGAGCCCAAGAGATGTGCCAGTGGCTGTGGAAAATCTCTCGGGTAGCGTGCGAAACATTGCGGTGGGCCTGTACCACACCTGCGCAGTGACGGTGGCAAATGCCCTGCAATGCTGGGGAAGTAACACCTATGGGCAATTGGGCGATGGAACTAGTTCAAACCGCACGACGCCGTTGACAGTGTCTGGTGTTGGAAGTGGCGTTAAGCAGGTGGCAGCGGGTTCCATGAACACCTGTGCACTGACCACCAGCGGTGGCGTGTCGTGCTGGGGGACTGCTCTTGGCTTGGGCGATGGGTCTACCAGCAGCCGCAATACGCCGGGGCCTGTCCCAGGGCTGGGCAACACCGTGCAAATGATTGCAGAGGGCTACAGCCACACCTGCGCAGTCACTACCGCAGGCGCACTTTATTGCTGGGGGCGTAACGACAAGGGCCAACTGGGCAATCGTTCCTTGACCGATAGCTCTGTTCCGGTCCCTGTGCTGGGCCTCGGCAGCGCGCTGCCGTTGCGTGAGGAAGTAAAGCAGGTTGCCTCAGGGGCTGAACATACCTGTGGGGTGACCGTGAACGGAGCGGTTTATTGCTGGGGCAAAAACGATAGTGGCCAATTGGGCAACGGCTCCAGCAACGCCAGTAGCATGCCTATAGCGGTGTCCGGGTTGTCTCAGGGCGTTTTGTCAATCGTCGTCGGCTCAAATCACACCTGCGCATTGATGGCTGGTGGCACCGTATCTTGCTGGGGCTATAACGGTAATGGTCAACTCGGCGATGGGACCAATAGCAACTTCAGTTCCGTACCTAAGTCCGTCCAAGGCCTGAGCGAAGCTGTACAGTCGCTGGCAGCGGGTTATGCACACACGTGTGCGCTGACCACCTCAGGCAAGGTTTTCTGCTGGGGTGCGAACCCCTACGGCCAATTGGGTGATGGCACCCTGAACTTCAGCAACGCACCAGTCGCTGTCGCAAGCCTGGGTGCCACCGTGCAGTCGATTGCGGCGGGTTACTTTCAAACCTGCGCTGTGACCAACGCGGGCGCCGCACATTGCTGGGGGGCGAACTTCTACGGCCAGTTGGGCAATGGAACGGACCATAACAACAGCAGTGTGCCAGTGCCAGTCTCGGGGCTCGGCAGTGGAGTTCAGGAGATCGTGGCAGGGTCTGAATACACGTGCGCTGTCACGACTTCGGGAGCTGTTTATTGCTGGGGCAGAAACGACATCGGCCAGCTGGGTAACGGCACCAGCGCTGCCAGCAATGTGCCAGTGGCAGTTCCTACTTTAAGTAGCGGGGTGCAACGCATCTCTGCAGGGACGACACACACCTGTGCACGAACCTCACTGGCCGAGTTGTACTGCTGGGGTGACAACACTCTCGGTCAGTTAGGCATCGGGTCCAACACCAGTAGCACTCCTGCCCTGATTACCCGATTAGGTACTGGTGTGGACTCGGTATCGGCGGGAAGTTCGCATACCTGTGCGCTGACGGTTAGCAAAACGATCTACTGCTGGGGCTATAACGGCAACGGGCAGCTTGGTGATGGTTCCACGACAAATCGTTCGGCCCCAAGGGCCGTCCAACGATTCGGCCGCAGCACATCACCCATTGTTTCAGGCGACAACCACTCTTGCGGATTGACCGTGGCTGGCGGTGCTTTCTGTTGGGGCGATAACCGATATGGACAGCTGGGCGATGGCACCGAAACCGACCGAGCCTTGCCCGTGGCCGTTGAAAGCCTGCCCAGTGGCGTCATCCAGCTTGCTGCTGGCACGCGCCACACCTGCGCGTTGACCTCGGCAGGCGCCGTGCTTTGCTGGGGCAGCAATGGTGCTGGCCAGCTCGGGGATGGCACCAACACGTTCAGTAAAACGCCAGTCCCGGTATCGGGGTTGTCTGGCGGGGTGCAGTCCATCGCCGCAGGCGGTGATTTCACCTGCGCCGTCACCACCGCAGGAGCCTTGCAATGCTGGGGTGATAACAACGCGGGCCAGTTGGGCGATGGCTCTGCCACCAACCGTAACACCCCCACGGCGGTGACCGGCCTCTCCAGCGGGGTGCAGTCCGTGGTGCTGGGGGGGAATCACGCTTGCGCTCTCACAGATGCAGCCAGCGTCCTCTGCTGGGGCTATAACTTCTCTGGTCAATTGGGCGACGGCACGCAGGTCAACCGGACCAGCCCCGCGGCAGTGGCCGGTCTGGGTGGCGAAGTGCAGGCGATTACTGCTGGCAAGAACCACACCTGTGTTGTGGCGGGCACCGGTGGGGTCCTGTGCTGGGGCGGCAACTTTGAGGGTCAATTGGGAGATGGCTCGACGACCAGACGCACCACGCCGGTCACGGTATCGGGCCTGAGCAGCGGCGTTCAGCAAGTGGCAGCAGGCGAGAACCATTCCTGCGCCGTAACCATCACGGGGGCCACGCAGTGCTGGGGCTCCAATAACGCAGGTCAACTGGGCGACGGGACCACCTCTAGCCATAGCACGCCGGTAGCGGTGTCAGGGCTTGTCACCGGGTTGCAGACTATCGCCCTCGGTAGCAGTCACTCATGCGCGCTCACCACGGGCGGTGCACTCCAATGTTGGGGATACAACCAGTTTGGTCAATTGGGCGACGGCACGTCTACGTCTCGCAGCGTGCCCACCCGGATTTCCGCAGGCCAAGAAATCACTTTCCCAGACTTGGCCTCGCCAAGCGCTGGCTCTGCCTCTGCGCTGAGCGCTACGTCCAGCAGCAGCCTGGCCGTGGGTTTTGACACCTGGACGCCCGATGTCTGCACGGTGGCTGGCAATACGCTCACCGTTTTGCCGGGCAAGGTGGGCTACTGGTGTGGTGTGCGGGCTCTGCAGCCCGGTGGCTCAGGCAGTGACAACTTCCGCTACGTTTCGGCCACGGCACGCTCGCAGTTTGTAATGGTGCAAATCGGTGCTCCGTCCACCCCGACAGGCCTGGTCGCCACGGCGGGTAATGGCCGCGTGACGCTGAGCTGGACAGCCCCCGCCAGCGACGGCGGAAGTCCCATCCTGCAATACACCGTGACTGGCAACCCCGGTGGCAACTGCCAAGTGACCTCCACAACTTGCACCATCGAAGGTCTGACCAATGGCACGGCTTACACCTTCACAGTCAAGGCTACCAACGGTGTGGGCGACAGCCCGGCGTCAGCCTCTGCCTCAGCCACCCCTTTGGCCAGCGTGCCTGATGCCCCGACGGGTCTTGTCGCTACCGCAGGCAATGGACGCGTGACGCTGAGCTGGGCGGCTCCTGCCAGCAACGGCGGCAGCCCCGTCCAGCACTACACCGTGAGCGGCACCCCAGGAGGAAGCTGTCAGGTGACCACCACCACCTGCACCATCGAAGGACTGACTCCTGGAACCGTCTACACCTTTACGGTGAAGGCCACCAATACTGTGGGCGACAGTCTTGCTTCGGCCAGCGCTTCGGCTACCCCACTGGCCAGCGTACCAGACACCCCGACCGGCCTGGTCGCCACACCGGGCAACGGTCGCATGACGCTGAGCTGGACGGCTCCTGCCAGCAACGGCGGCAGCCCCATCCAGTACTACACCGTGAGTGGCAGTGCCGGTAGCACCTGTCAGGTGACCACTACCACCTGCACGATTGAGGGGCTGACCAATGGAACGGCTTACACCTTCACCGTCAAGGCCACCAACGGTGTGGGGGACAGCGCTGCGTCTTCCAGCGTCACGGCGACCCCGCAGGCCAGCGTGCCCACTGCGCCCACGGGCCTCACAGCCTTAGCTGGAGACCGTGCTGTGCTGTTGACCTGGACTGCCCCTGCCAGCAATGGTGGAAGTGCGTTGTTAACCTACACGGTGACCGGTGTACCCGGTGGTACCTGCACGGTGAATGCGCCGGCTACGCGCTGCACGATCAACGGCCTTACCAACGGTACCAGCTATACCTTTACCGTGAAGGCTTCCAGCAGTGTGGGGGACAGTGTGGCCTCGGCCAGCGTGACTGCCGTGCCGCAGGTCTATAGCCAATCCGGCTTGGCACTGCCCGGAGGGGGCACGGCCAGCGTGCAGATCGGTGCTCCGCCCGGCTGCACGGTAGGTAGCGTGGATATCAACAGCACACTTCCCGCTGCGGCTCCTGCCGGAGCTTCTGCACCAGCGGGTGTATTCCGCTTTACCGCAGCAGGTAGTGGTTGCGCATCCACGAACTTGTCCGTGCGCATTGACTACCCAGCAGGCCGCCTGACTGGACTGACGCCCTACAAATACGGCCCTGCCACTGCAGGCGCCACGGTCAGTAGCTGGTTTGCCCATGGCAGCATTACCGCCGATAGCATCAGTTACACCGTGGCGGACAACGGAGTGGGCGATAGTGATCCGAATGCCAACAGCATCAGCGATCCTTTTGCGCCATTGCTGTTGCCTGCAGCGCCAACCGCTGCCCAATCGATTCCCACCTTGAGCGAATGGGCGATGGTGCTGATGTCACTGCTGGCCGCTGCGCTGGGGATGGGGGCGTTGCGCAGACGTGGGGCGTGA